One genomic window of Phalacrocorax aristotelis chromosome 23, bGulAri2.1, whole genome shotgun sequence includes the following:
- the CNP gene encoding 2',3'-cyclic-nucleotide 3'-phosphodiesterase isoform X2: protein MSTQSAKERPESLQFPFLDDEDTISTVKESKTFFILRGLPGSGKSTLAQAIQERYKDACKVISVDNYKITPLVRSTIPDEYSKVDEALVDYCKRDISVIVLDDTHHERERLDQLFDIADKYRYKVIFAEPKTQWRMDCLQLKEKNQWKLSVEDLKKMKPSLEKEFLPMYFGWFLSKRSSEVLRKAGQAFLDELGSLKAFKKESKYFASAIEDPKIKTDLTSYFVKRPPGVLHCTTKYTDFGKAAGAEEYAQQEAVRASYGKGFTLSISALFITTKTAGARVELSEQQLPLWPADADKILPTDSLPKGSRAHITLGCANGVEAVQTGLDLLEFVKLEKAGNKGDEVGETGGGKLLYFDNGMWMLILSKKIDVKAVFSGYYGKGKLVPTQSSNKRGSAFSSCTII from the exons atgtctACTCAATCAGCGAAAGAAAGACCCGAAAGCTTGCAGTTCCCGTTCCTCGACGATGAAGATACCATCTCCACGGTCAAAGAATCgaaaaccttttttattttaagaggcCTCCCTGGCAGCGGGAAGTCCACGCTTGCCCAGGCTATCCAAGAGAGGTATAAAGATGCCTGCAAGGTCATCTCTGTTGATAACTACAAAATTACGCCATTGGTAAGAAGCACCATCCCTGACGAGTATTCCAAGGTGGATGAGGCTCTAGTTGACTATTGCAAACGAGACATCAGCGTTATCGTTTTGGATGACACTCACCACGAGAGGGAACGACTGGACCAACTCTTTGATATCGCTGACAAATACCGGTACAAAGTCATCTTCGCCGAGCCCAAAACCCAGTGGCGAATGGATTGcttgcagctgaaggaaaagaatCAATGGAAACTGTCAGTGGAAGACCTGAAGAAGATGAAGCCGAGCTTGGAGAAGGAGTTCCTACCCATGTATTTTGGGTGGTTTTTGAGCAAAAGAAGTTCAGAGGTCCTGAGGAAGGCTGGCCAGGCCTTCTTAGATGAGCTTGGAAGTCTCAAAGCCTTCAAAAAGGAGAGTAAATACT TTGCTTCCGCTATTGAGGatcccaaaataaaaacagatctCACCAGCTACTTTGTGAAGAGGCCGCCCGGGGTCTTACACTGCACCACAAAATACACCGATTTTGGAAAAGCAGCTGGAGCCGAGGAATATGCGCAGCAAGAA gctGTGAGGGCTTCCTACGGCAAAGGCTTCACCCTGTCCATTTCTGCTCTGTTCATCACAACAAAAACTGCTGGTGCTCGTGTAGAGCTGAGCGAACAGCAGCTGCCGCTGTGGCCTGCGGACGCCGACAAGATCCTGCCCACCGACAGCCTCCCGAAAGGCAGCCGGGCTCACATCACCCTCGGCTGCGCCAACGGCGTCGAAGCAGTCCAGACCGGGCTCGATCTGCTGGAGTTTGTGAAACTGGAGAAGGCAGGGAACAAAGGGGATGAAGTGGGGGAAACTGGAGGAGGGAAACTGCTGTATTTTGATAACGGTATGTGGATGCTCATCCTTTCTAAAAAGATCGATGTGAAGGCAGTATTCTCGGGTTACTATGGGAAAGGAAAGCTGGTGCCAACGCAGAGCAGCAACAAGCGGGGCTCTGCCTTTAGTTCCTGCACCATCATCTAG
- the CNP gene encoding 2',3'-cyclic-nucleotide 3'-phosphodiesterase isoform X1, whose translation MNRGFSKKSHTFLPKIFRKMSTQSAKERPESLQFPFLDDEDTISTVKESKTFFILRGLPGSGKSTLAQAIQERYKDACKVISVDNYKITPLVRSTIPDEYSKVDEALVDYCKRDISVIVLDDTHHERERLDQLFDIADKYRYKVIFAEPKTQWRMDCLQLKEKNQWKLSVEDLKKMKPSLEKEFLPMYFGWFLSKRSSEVLRKAGQAFLDELGSLKAFKKESKYFASAIEDPKIKTDLTSYFVKRPPGVLHCTTKYTDFGKAAGAEEYAQQEAVRASYGKGFTLSISALFITTKTAGARVELSEQQLPLWPADADKILPTDSLPKGSRAHITLGCANGVEAVQTGLDLLEFVKLEKAGNKGDEVGETGGGKLLYFDNGMWMLILSKKIDVKAVFSGYYGKGKLVPTQSSNKRGSAFSSCTII comes from the exons ATG AACAGAGGCTTCTCAAAGAAGAGTCACACGTTCCTgcctaaaatatttagaaaaatgtctACTCAATCAGCGAAAGAAAGACCCGAAAGCTTGCAGTTCCCGTTCCTCGACGATGAAGATACCATCTCCACGGTCAAAGAATCgaaaaccttttttattttaagaggcCTCCCTGGCAGCGGGAAGTCCACGCTTGCCCAGGCTATCCAAGAGAGGTATAAAGATGCCTGCAAGGTCATCTCTGTTGATAACTACAAAATTACGCCATTGGTAAGAAGCACCATCCCTGACGAGTATTCCAAGGTGGATGAGGCTCTAGTTGACTATTGCAAACGAGACATCAGCGTTATCGTTTTGGATGACACTCACCACGAGAGGGAACGACTGGACCAACTCTTTGATATCGCTGACAAATACCGGTACAAAGTCATCTTCGCCGAGCCCAAAACCCAGTGGCGAATGGATTGcttgcagctgaaggaaaagaatCAATGGAAACTGTCAGTGGAAGACCTGAAGAAGATGAAGCCGAGCTTGGAGAAGGAGTTCCTACCCATGTATTTTGGGTGGTTTTTGAGCAAAAGAAGTTCAGAGGTCCTGAGGAAGGCTGGCCAGGCCTTCTTAGATGAGCTTGGAAGTCTCAAAGCCTTCAAAAAGGAGAGTAAATACT TTGCTTCCGCTATTGAGGatcccaaaataaaaacagatctCACCAGCTACTTTGTGAAGAGGCCGCCCGGGGTCTTACACTGCACCACAAAATACACCGATTTTGGAAAAGCAGCTGGAGCCGAGGAATATGCGCAGCAAGAA gctGTGAGGGCTTCCTACGGCAAAGGCTTCACCCTGTCCATTTCTGCTCTGTTCATCACAACAAAAACTGCTGGTGCTCGTGTAGAGCTGAGCGAACAGCAGCTGCCGCTGTGGCCTGCGGACGCCGACAAGATCCTGCCCACCGACAGCCTCCCGAAAGGCAGCCGGGCTCACATCACCCTCGGCTGCGCCAACGGCGTCGAAGCAGTCCAGACCGGGCTCGATCTGCTGGAGTTTGTGAAACTGGAGAAGGCAGGGAACAAAGGGGATGAAGTGGGGGAAACTGGAGGAGGGAAACTGCTGTATTTTGATAACGGTATGTGGATGCTCATCCTTTCTAAAAAGATCGATGTGAAGGCAGTATTCTCGGGTTACTATGGGAAAGGAAAGCTGGTGCCAACGCAGAGCAGCAACAAGCGGGGCTCTGCCTTTAGTTCCTGCACCATCATCTAG